Proteins encoded by one window of Emticicia oligotrophica DSM 17448:
- a CDS encoding T9SS type B sorting domain-containing protein, with amino-acid sequence MKDGSGCVGSMTLTLVSNNSSLSLTGIQTSPSCGNSNGSVSLTATGGTGSYSYSRDGVNYFSTNRIQWFSSRYLQFYVRDGIGCVGNTTVTLVSNDSNISLVATQTSPSCGNSNGSVSLTATGGTGSYSYSRDGINYFSTNVFSGLVAGTYNFYVRDGSGCLGSTSITLVNSSSNLILSSVATCANGTSNVTLTATGGINPYQFNEGGSGFVSSNVFTNVSNGSHTYTVRDGQGCTATTSVEVNCPTECTSVPYRYCSGAQIEISASATSGYNNYQWYRNGEIIVGATSQSYTITSEGSYTYTADVSVGTSSCTGTLCCPIVVERYPEIVLTGIQTSPSCGNSNGSVSLTATGGTGSYSYSRDGVNYFSTNIFSGLVAGTYNFYVRDGIGCVGNTTVTLVSNDSNISLVATQTSPSCGNSNGSVSLTATGGTGSYSYSRDGINYFSTNVFSGLVAGTYNFYVKDGSGCMGSMTLTLVSNNSSLSLTGIQTSPSCGNSNGSVSLTATGGTGSYSYSRDGINYFSTNVFSGLVAGTYNFYVKDGSGCVGSMTLTLVSNNSSLSLTGIQTSPSCGNSNGSVSLMATGGTGSYSYSRDGINYFSTNVFSGLVAGTYNFYVKDGSGCVGSMTLTLVSNNSSLSLTGIQTSPSCGNSNGSVSLTATGGTGSYSYSRDGINYFSTNIFSGLVAGTYNFYVKDGSGCVGSMTLTLVSNNSSLSLTGIQTSPSCGNSNGSVSLTATGGTGSYSYSRDGINYFSTNVFSGLVAGTYNFYVKDGSGCVGSTTVTLVSNDSNISLVATQTSPSCGNSNGSVGLTATGGTGSYSYSRDGINYFSTNVFSGLVAGTYNFYVKDGSGCVGSMTLTLVSNNSSLSLTGIQTSPSCGNSNGSVSLTATGGTGSYSYSRDGVNYFSTNVFSGLVAGTYNFYVKDGSGCVGSMTLTLVSNNSSLSLTGIQTSPSCGNSNGSVSLTATGGTGSYSYSRDGINYFSTNVFSGLVAGTYNFYVKDGSGCVGSTTVTLVSNNSSLSLTGIQTSPSCGNSNGSVSLTATGGTGSYSYSRDGINYFSTNVFSDLVAGTYNFYVKDGSGCVGSMTLTLVSNNSSFNLTGIQTSPSCGNSNGSVSLTATGGTGSYSYSRDGVNYFSTNVFSGLVAGTYNFYVKDGSGCVGSMTLTLVSNNSSLSLTGIQTSPSCGNSNGSVSLTATGGTGSYSYSRDGINYFSTNVFSGLVAGTYNFYVKDGSGCVGSMTLTLVSNNSSLSLTGIQTSPSCGNSNGSVSLTATGGTGSYSYSRDGINYFSTNVFSGLVAGTYNFYVKDGSGCVGSMTLTLVSNNSSLSLTGIQTSPSCGNSNGSVSLTATGGTGSYSYSRDGVNYFSTNVFSGLVAGTYNFYVKDGSGCVGSMTLTLVSNNSSLSLTGIQTSPSCGNSNGSVSLTATGGTGSYSYSRDGINYFSTNVFSGLVAGTYNFYVKDGSGCVGSMTLTLVSNNSSLSLTGIQTSPSCGNSNGSVSLMATGGTGSYSYSRDGINYFSTNIFSGLVAGTYNFYVRDGIGCVGSTTVTLVSNDSNISLVATQTSPSCGNSNGSVSLTATGGTGSYSYSRDGVNYFSTNVFSGLVAGTYNFYVKDGSGCVGSMTLTLVSNNSSLSLTGIQTSPSCGNSNGSVSLTATGGTGSYSYSRDGINYFSTNVFSGLVAGTYNFYVKDGSGCVGSMTLTLVSNNSSLSLTGIQTSPSCGNSNGSVSLTATGGTGSYSYSRDGINYFSTNVFSGLVAGTYNFYVKDGSGCVGSTTVTLVNDNINPSTPLVTTNLTNLCVNEVANLTVSNCTGTVIWSTGSTQNSITVSESGSYSATCTNACGVSTRSNVVQISKGTSPVAPIIVSDKTDICVNEVANLTVSNCTGTVIWSTGSTQSSITVGESGSYSATCTNACGVSARSNVVQISKGTSPVAPIIVSDKTDICVNEVANLTVSNCTGTVIWSTGSTQSSVTVGESGSYSATCTNACGVSARSNVVQISKGIIPSAPNFAMESTICCEGSHVKLIATCSVGSIVWSSGETDAEIKVYKSGIYTATCINACGSVEGQKNVTIINVPPPMVAVITSSKPSICEGEFTTLTAIGCNGSVVWNTGVSGSIITVNKVGVYTAKCMNICGESLNSNELLISSSTRPSSPLISSDRTILCTGETATLIATGCSGNVKWSTGATGSSLTIRTSGSYTATCMNNCGESSASNVVVITTGNVPSSPSISSDRASLCTGETATLIATGCSGNVKWSTGSTGSSLTISTLGSYTATCMNNCGESSASNVVVITTGNVPSSPSISSDRTILCTGETTTLIATGCSGNVKWSTGSTGSSLTISTSGSYTATCMNNCGESSASNVVVITTGNVPSSPSISSDRTILCTGETATLVSTGCSGNVKWSTGSTGSSLTISTLGSYTATCMNNCGESSASNVVVITTGNVPSSPSISSDRTILCTGETATLVSTGCSGNVKWSTGSTGSSLTIRTSGSYTATCMNNCGESSASNVVVITTGNVPSSPLINADKVTVCGSEAVTLTATGCNGQVVWNTNQTGSIVKVTPMSNMVYSAKCIEVSGGCESLSSSIEIKVNNISGNLLVTGPTDVCEGEEVTLKASGCNQLVIWSNGATGSSISVIANASQTYTAKCVSANQTICDFPEGNITLKTVGGSSEAGITTRYLLLDESGKILKINSIPTFADVLKGNYRASAIAYSSSIEGLSIGNNIENVIAICLGRTNINLSVCNTPIEGCTSTGQIAINVKTKPTAPNIIVDKTNICNNEQAQLNATGCNGNVLWNNGATGTQIQVSAIGSYFANCQNDCGMSANSNTILIGSDCGVCKVTTPTITASKTNICKSETITLTSTNCEGTIIWSNGQSGSSITVKPVTTSTYTAVCKVSNTCISKVSNTVLIKLGVVDVPTLACSTTLVCIGETATLKAYGCDGEVIWSNGSIGTTISVKPDGFTTYSAKCKIGECVSISSEHIAIPIGRPNQPFVSCQNSVLCSGGEATLTASGCVGIIEWSDGQSGAVIKVSPKIEKTIYSAICKSISGLCESQKSNEVTVTVAKGVSSPKVISEINNVCPYNTADLNSAILSESTSEGGQMEFHITSSPNSPLVTNPSVVTAGTYYVFERSGLGCYSDFTSIKVNNKNCEGEGVVVEPGRDIVDIAVKKIASSKEIPLNELVTYKLVVKNVGNNTATGITVRDILPNSLKFEFAGSNITYKNGIILAPIDTLKAGDSTIFTYTTRVMVAGKIINKAELYKINEIDNVLSNNSSECIINDPIQNQKIGISKVCEPAILVKDKTYDVPFVIYVTNLGGVDLNNVQVKDDLDRAFGNGAIILNDTIKINTDKGLVANLTYTGRGTNTNLLIDSLSSIKVGQKLALRFTVRVDLANANVSNFFNIAEASSANNVDTSTNGINPDPDGDGDPSNNDEPTPIQFKINTIPDQPALGIALSVYDTIKVSNTCYKVTYLALVKNIGDIQLKNVQVIDSLAKTFEKSESFQLIGNPRTGLNSTLKVNPYFDGKENANLLIADSTSTLEVGQIDSVFYTVSICNGNYKGEYASNAFAKAIGNGKIVSDVSNAGVEIRVDENDPTAIEFPSNIGELIIPSGFSPNGDGKNDIFIISTPVGTNIEYLEVYNRWGQLVYKDKDGEVAKTGWDGKSNQGLRFDKEGLPDGTYYYALKLSNEKEQRVNFFTLVR; translated from the coding sequence GTGAAAGACGGCAGCGGATGTGTGGGAAGTATGACCTTGACATTAGTAAGTAATAACAGTAGTCTTAGTTTGACAGGAATTCAGACCTCACCAAGTTGTGGTAACAGCAATGGAAGTGTGAGTTTAACGGCAACTGGCGGAACGGGTAGTTACAGTTATAGTAGAGATGGTGTTAACTATTTCAGTACGAATCGTATTCAGTGGTTTAGTAGCAGGTACCTACAATTTTATGTAAGAGACGGCATCGGATGTGTGGGAAATACAACAGTTACGTTAGTGAGCAATGATAGTAATATTAGCTTGGTAGCGACTCAGACGTCACCAAGTTGTGGTAACAGCAATGGAAGTGTGAGTTTAACGGCAACTGGCGGAACGGGTAGTTACAGTTATAGTAGAGATGGGATTAACTATTTCAGTACAAATGTATTCAGTGGTTTAGTAGCGGGTACATATAATTTTTACGTAAGAGATGGGAGTGGGTGTTTAGGAAGTACATCGATTACGCTTGTAAATAGCAGTAGTAATCTTATTTTATCGTCGGTAGCTACGTGTGCTAACGGTACAAGTAATGTGACTTTAACCGCTACTGGAGGTATTAATCCATACCAATTTAATGAAGGAGGGTCAGGATTTGTAAGTAGTAATGTATTTACTAATGTATCAAATGGAAGTCATACATATACAGTTAGAGATGGGCAGGGGTGTACTGCTACAACGAGTGTAGAGGTAAATTGTCCAACAGAATGTACAAGTGTACCATATAGATATTGTTCGGGAGCTCAAATAGAGATAAGTGCATCAGCAACGTCAGGGTACAACAATTATCAATGGTATAGAAATGGTGAAATAATAGTAGGGGCTACAAGTCAGAGCTACACGATCACAAGCGAAGGGAGTTACACATATACAGCAGACGTAAGTGTGGGTACTTCGAGTTGTACTGGGACTTTATGTTGTCCAATTGTTGTAGAGCGTTACCCTGAAATTGTTTTGACAGGAATTCAGACCTCACCAAGTTGTGGTAACAGTAATGGAAGTGTAAGTTTAACGGCAACTGGCGGAACGGGTAGTTACAGTTATAGTAGAGATGGTGTTAACTATTTCAGTACGAATATATTTAGTGGTTTAGTAGCAGGTACCTACAATTTTTATGTAAGAGACGGCATCGGATGTGTGGGAAATACAACAGTTACGTTAGTGAGCAATGATAGTAATATTAGCTTGGTAGCGACTCAGACCTCACCAAGTTGTGGCAACAGCAACGGAAGTGTGAGTTTAACGGCAACTGGCGGAACGGGTAGTTACAGTTATAGTAGAGATGGGATTAACTATTTCAGTACGAATGTATTCAGTGGTTTAGTAGCAGGTACCTACAATTTTTATGTGAAAGATGGCAGTGGATGTATGGGAAGTATGACCTTGACATTAGTAAGTAATAACAGTAGTCTTAGTTTGACAGGAATTCAGACCTCACCAAGTTGTGGTAACAGCAATGGAAGTGTGAGTTTAACGGCAACTGGCGGAACGGGTAGTTACAGTTATAGTAGAGATGGGATTAACTATTTCAGTACGAATGTATTCAGTGGTTTAGTAGCGGGTACCTACAATTTTTATGTGAAAGACGGCAGTGGATGTGTAGGAAGTATGACCTTGACATTAGTAAGTAATAACAGTAGTCTTAGTTTGACAGGAATTCAGACCTCACCAAGTTGTGGTAACAGCAATGGAAGTGTGAGTTTAATGGCAACTGGAGGAACGGGCAGTTACAGTTATAGTAGAGATGGGATTAACTATTTCAGTACGAATGTATTCAGTGGTTTAGTAGCAGGTACCTACAATTTTTATGTGAAAGACGGCAGTGGATGTGTAGGAAGTATGACCTTGACATTAGTAAGTAATAACAGTAGTCTTAGTTTGACAGGAATTCAGACCTCACCAAGTTGTGGTAACAGCAATGGAAGTGTGAGTTTAACGGCAACTGGCGGAACGGGCAGTTACAGTTATAGTAGAGATGGGATTAACTATTTCAGTACGAATATATTCAGTGGTTTAGTAGCAGGTACCTACAATTTTTATGTGAAAGACGGCAGCGGATGTGTGGGAAGTATGACCTTGACATTAGTAAGTAATAACAGTAGTCTTAGTTTGACAGGAATTCAGACCTCACCAAGCTGTGGTAACAGCAATGGAAGTGTGAGTTTAACGGCAACTGGCGGAACGGGTAGTTACAGTTATAGTAGAGATGGGATTAACTATTTCAGTACAAATGTATTCAGTGGTTTAGTAGCAGGTACCTACAATTTTTATGTGAAAGATGGCAGCGGATGTGTGGGAAGTACAACAGTTACGTTAGTGAGCAATGATAGTAATATTAGCTTGGTAGCGACTCAGACCTCACCAAGTTGTGGTAACAGTAATGGAAGTGTGGGTTTAACGGCAACTGGCGGAACGGGCAGTTACAGTTATAGTAGAGATGGGATTAACTATTTCAGTACGAATGTATTCAGTGGTTTAGTAGCAGGTACCTACAATTTTTATGTGAAAGATGGCAGTGGATGTGTGGGAAGTATGACGTTGACATTAGTAAGTAATAACAGTAGTCTTAGTTTGACAGGAATTCAGACCTCACCAAGTTGTGGTAACAGCAATGGAAGTGTGAGTTTAACGGCAACTGGCGGAACGGGTAGTTACAGTTATAGTAGAGATGGTGTTAACTATTTCAGTACGAATGTATTCAGTGGTTTAGTAGCAGGTACCTACAATTTTTATGTGAAAGACGGCAGCGGATGTGTGGGAAGTATGACCTTGACATTAGTAAGTAATAATAGTAGTCTTAGTTTGACAGGAATTCAGACCTCACCAAGTTGTGGTAACAGCAATGGAAGTGTGAGTTTAACGGCAACTGGAGGAACGGGTAGTTACAGTTATAGTAGAGATGGGATTAACTATTTCAGTACGAATGTATTCAGTGGTTTAGTAGCAGGTACCTACAATTTTTATGTGAAAGATGGCAGTGGATGTGTGGGAAGTACAACAGTTACGTTAGTAAGTAATAACAGTAGTCTTAGTTTGACAGGAATTCAGACCTCACCAAGTTGTGGTAACAGCAATGGAAGTGTGAGTTTAACGGCAACTGGCGGAACGGGTAGTTACAGTTACAGTAGAGATGGGATTAACTATTTCAGTACGAATGTATTCAGTGATTTAGTAGCAGGTACCTACAATTTTTATGTGAAAGACGGCAGCGGATGTGTGGGAAGTATGACCTTGACATTAGTAAGTAATAACAGTAGTTTTAATTTGACAGGAATTCAGACCTCACCAAGTTGTGGTAACAGCAATGGAAGTGTGAGTTTAACGGCAACTGGCGGAACGGGTAGTTACAGTTATAGTAGAGATGGTGTTAACTATTTCAGTACGAATGTATTCAGTGGTTTAGTAGCAGGTACCTACAATTTTTATGTGAAAGACGGCAGCGGATGTGTGGGAAGTATGACCTTGACATTAGTAAGTAATAACAGTAGTCTTAGTTTGACAGGAATTCAGACCTCGCCAAGTTGTGGTAACAGCAATGGAAGTGTGAGTTTAACGGCAACTGGCGGAACGGGTAGTTACAGTTATAGTAGAGATGGGATTAACTATTTCAGTACAAATGTATTCAGTGGTTTAGTAGCGGGTACCTACAATTTTTATGTGAAAGACGGCAGTGGATGTGTAGGAAGTATGACCTTGACATTAGTAAGTAATAACAGTAGTCTTAGCTTGACAGGAATTCAGACCTCACCAAGTTGTGGTAACAGCAATGGAAGTGTGAGTTTAACGGCAACTGGCGGAACGGGCAGTTACAGTTATAGTAGAGATGGGATTAACTATTTCAGTACAAATGTATTCAGTGGTTTAGTAGCAGGAACCTACAATTTTTATGTGAAAGATGGCAGCGGATGTGTGGGAAGTATGACGTTGACATTAGTAAGTAATAACAGTAGTCTTAGTTTGACAGGAATTCAGACCTCACCAAGTTGTGGCAACAGCAATGGAAGTGTGAGTTTAACGGCAACTGGCGGAACGGGCAGTTATAGTTACAGCCGAGATGGTGTTAACTATTTCAGTACAAATGTATTCAGTGGTTTAGTAGCGGGTACCTACAATTTTTATGTGAAAGACGGCAGTGGATGTGTGGGAAGTATGACCTTGACATTAGTAAGTAATAACAGTAGTCTTAGCTTGACAGGAATTCAGACCTCACCAAGTTGTGGTAACAGCAATGGAAGTGTGAGTTTAACGGCAACTGGCGGAACGGGCAGTTACAGTTACAGTAGAGATGGGATTAACTATTTCAGTACGAATGTATTCAGTGGTTTAGTAGCAGGTACCTACAATTTTTATGTGAAAGATGGCAGTGGATGTGTGGGAAGTATGACCTTGACATTAGTAAGTAATAACAGTAGTCTTAGTTTGACAGGAATTCAGACCTCACCAAGTTGTGGTAACAGCAATGGAAGTGTGAGTTTAATGGCAACTGGAGGAACGGGTAGTTACAGTTATAGTAGAGATGGGATTAACTATTTCAGTACGAATATATTTAGTGGTTTAGTAGCAGGAACCTACAATTTTTATGTAAGAGACGGCATCGGATGTGTGGGAAGTACAACAGTTACGTTAGTGAGCAATGATAGTAATATTAGCTTGGTAGCGACTCAGACCTCACCAAGCTGTGGCAACAGCAATGGAAGTGTGAGTTTAACGGCAACTGGAGGAACGGGCAGTTACAGTTATAGTAGAGATGGTGTTAACTATTTCAGTACGAATGTATTCAGTGGTTTAGTAGCAGGTACCTACAATTTTTATGTGAAAGATGGCAGCGGATGTGTGGGAAGTATGACGTTGACATTAGTAAGTAATAACAGTAGTCTTAGTTTGACAGGAATTCAGACCTCACCAAGTTGTGGTAACAGCAATGGAAGTGTGAGTTTAACGGCAACTGGCGGAACGGGCAGTTACAGTTATAGTAGAGATGGGATTAACTATTTCAGTACGAATGTATTCAGTGGTTTAGTAGCAGGTACCTACAATTTTTATGTGAAAGATGGCAGTGGATGTGTGGGAAGTATGACGTTGACATTAGTAAGTAATAACAGTAGTCTTAGTTTGACAGGAATTCAGACCTCACCAAGTTGTGGTAACAGCAATGGAAGTGTGAGTTTAACGGCAACTGGCGGAACGGGTAGTTATAGTTACAGCCGCGATGGGATTAACTATTTCAGTACAAATGTATTCAGTGGTTTAGTAGCAGGTACCTACAATTTTTATGTGAAAGATGGCAGTGGATGTGTGGGAAGTACAACAGTTACGTTAGTAAATGATAATATTAATCCTTCTACACCATTAGTTACTACAAACTTGACAAACTTATGTGTAAATGAGGTTGCAAATTTGACAGTTAGTAATTGTACGGGTACGGTTATTTGGAGTACAGGAAGTACTCAGAATTCTATTACAGTAAGCGAGAGTGGTAGTTACAGTGCAACTTGTACGAACGCATGTGGGGTGAGTACACGCTCAAATGTAGTACAAATAAGCAAGGGTACATCTCCAGTAGCACCTATCATTGTCAGTGATAAAACTGATATATGTGTAAATGAGGTTGCAAATCTGACAGTTAGTAATTGTACGGGTACGGTTATTTGGAGTACAGGAAGTACTCAGAGCTCGATTACAGTAGGCGAGAGTGGTAGTTACAGTGCAACATGTACGAATGCGTGTGGGGTGAGTGCACGCTCAAATGTAGTACAAATAAGCAAGGGTACATCTCCAGTAGCACCTATCATTGTCAGTGATAAAACTGATATATGTGTAAATGAGGTTGCAAATCTGACAGTTAGTAATTGTACGGGTACGGTTATTTGGAGTACAGGAAGTACTCAGAGCTCGGTTACAGTAGGCGAGAGTGGTAGTTACAGTGCAACATGTACGAATGCGTGTGGGGTGAGTGCACGCTCAAATGTAGTACAAATAAGTAAAGGTATAATTCCAAGTGCTCCTAATTTTGCAATGGAAAGTACAATTTGTTGTGAAGGCTCCCATGTAAAGTTAATAGCAACATGTAGTGTGGGTAGTATTGTTTGGAGCTCAGGTGAAACGGATGCTGAAATAAAAGTTTACAAGAGTGGTATTTATACAGCAACTTGTATAAATGCATGTGGAAGTGTCGAGGGACAAAAAAATGTCACAATCATAAATGTACCGCCACCAATGGTAGCTGTTATTACAAGTAGTAAACCGAGTATCTGTGAAGGTGAATTTACAACTTTGACCGCTATTGGATGTAATGGTTCTGTTGTTTGGAATACAGGGGTGTCTGGTAGTATCATAACTGTTAATAAAGTGGGAGTTTATACCGCAAAATGTATGAATATTTGCGGTGAAAGTCTAAATAGTAATGAGTTATTAATAAGCTCTAGCACTAGACCATCATCACCATTGATTAGTAGTGATAGAACAATTTTATGTACAGGAGAAACAGCAACATTAATTGCAACGGGCTGTAGTGGAAATGTGAAATGGAGTACAGGGGCAACAGGTAGTAGCTTAACAATAAGAACTTCAGGCAGTTACACAGCCACGTGTATGAATAATTGTGGAGAAAGTAGTGCAAGTAATGTGGTAGTAATCACGACGGGCAATGTACCATCATCACCATCGATTAGTAGTGATAGAGCAAGTTTATGTACAGGAGAAACAGCAACATTAATTGCAACGGGCTGTAGTGGAAATGTGAAATGGAGTACAGGGTCTACAGGTAGTAGCTTAACAATAAGTACTTTGGGCAGCTACACAGCCACGTGTATGAATAATTGTGGAGAAAGTAGTGCAAGTAATGTGGTAGTAATCACGACGGGCAATGTACCATCATCACCATCGATAAGTAGTGATAGAACAATTTTATGTACAGGAGAAACAACAACATTAATTGCAACGGGCTGTAGTGGAAATGTGAAATGGAGTACAGGGTCTACAGGTAGTAGCTTAACAATAAGTACTTCGGGCAGTTACACAGCCACGTGTATGAATAATTGTGGAGAAAGTAGTGCAAGTAATGTGGTAGTAATCACGACGGGCAATGTACCATCATCACCATCGATAAGTAGTGATAGAACAATTTTATGTACAGGAGAAACAGCGACATTAGTTTCAACGGGCTGTAGTGGAAATGTGAAATGGAGTACAGGGTCTACAGGTAGTAGCTTAACAATAAGTACTTTGGGCAGTTACACAGCCACGTGTATGAATAATTGTGGAGAAAGTAGTGCAAGTAATGTGGTAGTAATCACGACGGGCAATGTACCATCATCACCATCGATAAGTAGTGATAGAACAATTTTATGTACAGGAGAAACAGCGACATTAGTTTCAACGGGCTGTAGTGGAAATGTGAAATGGAGTACAGGGTCTACAGGTAGTAGCTTAACAATAAGAACTTCGGGCAGTTACACAGCCACGTGTATGAATAATTGTGGAGAAAGTAGTGCAAGTAATGTGGTAGTAATCACAACGGGCAATGTACCATCATCACCACTGATTAATGCGGATAAGGTTACTGTCTGTGGAAGTGAGGCAGTTACATTAACGGCTACTGGCTGTAATGGGCAAGTTGTATGGAATACTAATCAAACAGGAAGCATTGTCAAGGTTACTCCAATGAGTAATATGGTTTATTCTGCAAAATGTATAGAAGTAAGTGGTGGATGTGAAAGTTTAAGTAGTTCGATAGAAATAAAAGTTAATAACATAAGTGGAAATTTACTTGTAACTGGTCCTACAGATGTTTGTGAAGGAGAAGAAGTTACCTTAAAAGCAAGTGGATGTAATCAGTTAGTTATTTGGTCAAATGGTGCGACTGGAAGTTCAATTTCAGTTATAGCAAATGCTTCTCAAACATATACAGCAAAATGTGTAAGTGCAAATCAAACAATTTGCGATTTCCCAGAAGGAAATATCACGCTTAAAACTGTAGGAGGTTCATCAGAAGCAGGTATAACCACACGTTATTTATTATTAGATGAAAGTGGTAAAATTTTGAAAATAAATTCAATACCAACTTTTGCAGATGTATTAAAAGGTAATTATAGAGCTTCTGCAATTGCTTATTCTTCAAGTATCGAAGGTTTATCAATTGGAAATAATATTGAGAATGTTATTGCTATATGTTTGGGTAGAACGAATATCAATTTATCTGTTTGTAATACTCCAATTGAAGGATGTACTTCTACAGGACAAATCGCTATAAATGTAAAAACGAAGCCAACGGCACCAAACATTATTGTAGATAAAACTAATATTTGTAACAATGAACAAGCCCAACTTAATGCAACGGGTTGCAATGGTAATGTTTTGTGGAATAATGGAGCAACTGGAACTCAAATTCAAGTGTCTGCCATTGGTAGTTATTTTGCAAATTGTCAAAATGATTGTGGAATGAGTGCTAACTCAAATACAATACTAATTGGCTCTGATTGTGGTGTATGTAAGGTTACTACTCCAACAATTACAGCGTCAAAAACAAATATTTGTAAGTCAGAAACAATTACATTGACTTCAACAAATTGTGAGGGTACTATCATTTGGTCAAATGGCCAATCAGGTTCAAGTATAACGGTAAAACCAGTAACTACCTCTACCTATACGGCTGTTTGTAAGGTTTCCAATACTTGTATTAGTAAAGTATCAAATACAGTTCTAATCAAATTAGGGGTTGTTGATGTACCTACTTTAGCGTGTAGTACTACTTTAGTTTGTATTGGAGAAACTGCTACACTTAAAGCTTATGGCTGTGATGGTGAAGTAATTTGGTCAAATGGTAGTATAGGAACTACAATTTCTGTTAAGCCGGATGGATTTACAACTTATAGTGCCAAATGTAAAATTGGCGAATGTGTAAGTATAAGTTCAGAACATATTGCCATTCCAATTGGTCGTCCAAATCAACCATTTGTATCTTGCCAAAATAGCGTTTTATGTTCAGGAGGAGAAGCTACGTTAACTGCCTCAGGTTGTGTTGGTATAATTGAATGGTCTGATGGCCAAAGTGGTGCTGTTATCAAAGTATCTCCGAAAATAGAGAAGACTATATATTCAGCAATTTGTAAATCAATAAGCGGTTTATGTGAAAGTCAAAAATCAAATGAGGTAACTGTAACAGTGGCAAAAGGTGTGTCTTCACCTAAAGTAATTAGTGAAATAAACAATGTTTGTCCATATAATACGGCAGACCTCAATAGTGCTATTTTAAGTGAATCTACTTCAGAAGGAGGTCAAATGGAGTTTCATATAACAAGTTCTCCCAACTCTCCACTTGTGACAAATCCGAGTGTGGTTACAGCGGGTACATACTATGTTTTTGAGAGAAGTGGCCTCGGATGTTACAGTGACTTTACAAGTATTAAAGTGAATAATAAAAACTGTGAAGGGGAGGGTGTCGTTGTTGAACCTGGTCGAGATATAGTTGATATAGCTGTGAAGAAAATTGCTTCTTCGAAGGAGATACCTTTAAATGAACTTGTAACATATAAATTGGTAGTTAAGAATGTTGGTAATAATACGGCAACGGGCATAACTGTAAGAGATATTTTGCCAAATAGTTTAAAGTTTGAATTCGCTGGCTCGAATATTACCTATAAAAATGGAATTATCTTAGCTCCTATTGATACTTTGAAAGCAGGCGATAGCACTATATTTACCTATACTACAAGGGTTATGGTGGCAGGAAAAATTATTAATAAAGCTGAATTATATAAAATTAATGAAATAGATAATGTTTTATCAAACAATTCAAGTGAGTGTATTATTAATGACCCAATACAAAATCAAAAAATTGGCATTAGTAAAGTTTGTGAACCGGCTATTTTAGTGAAAGATAAAACTTACGATGTCCCATTTGTTATTTATGTTACAAATTTAGGCGGAGTTGATTTGAATAATGTACAGGTAAAGGATGATTTAGACCGTGCATTTGGTAATGGAGCTATAATCTTAAATGATACAATTAAAATAAATACAGATAAAGGTTTAGTAGCAAATCTAACATATACAGGTCGTGGGACAAATACTAACTTATTGATTGACTCCCTGAGTAGTATTAAAGTTGGTCAAAAATTAGCATTGAGATTTACAGTTAGGGTAGATTTAGCTAACGCAAATGTTTCAAATTTCTTTAATATAGCAGAAGCAAGTTCGGCAAATAATGTAGATACATCAACTAATGGTATAAATCCAGACCCAGATGGAGATGGAGACCCAAGCAATAATGATGAACCTACTCCGATTCAATTTAAAATTAATACTATTCCAGATCAGCCTGCACTTGGAATTGCATTATCGGTTTACGATACTATTAAAGTAAGCAACACTTGCTATAAGGTCACATACTTAGCTTTGGTTAAGAACATTGGCGATATTCAATTGAAAAATGTTCAAGTAATAGACAGTTTAGCTAAAACTTTTGAGAAAAGTGAATCATTCCAATTAATTGGAAATCCTCGTACTGGTTTAAATAGTACTCTGAAAGTGAATCCTTATTTTGATGGGAAAGAGAATGCTAACTTACTAATTGCAGATTCGACCAGTACATTGGAGGTAGGGCAAATAGATTCTGTATTTTACACAGTAAGTATTTGTAATGGAAATTACAAAGGTGAGTACGCTAGTAATGCTTTCGCGAAGGCAATTGGAAATGGTAAAATAGTATCCGATGTATCTAATGCAGGAGTAGAAATTAGAGTTGACGAAAATGATCCTACGGCAATAGAATTCCCAAGTAATATAGGCGAGCTGATTATACCTTCTGGTTTTTCTCCAAATGGGGATGGTAAAAATGATATATTCATCATTTCTACACCAGTAGGAACAAATATAGAATATTTGGAGGTATATAATCGTTGGGGACAATTGGTGTACAAAGATAAGGATGGTGAAGTAGCGAAAACAGGCTGGGATGGCAAAAGTAATCAAGGGTTAAGATTCGACAAAGAAGGTTTACCAGATGGTACTTACTATTATGCATTGAAGTTGAGTAATGAAAAAGAGCAAAGAGTTAATTTCTTTACTTTAGTAAGATAA